A single window of Mycobacterium sp. ITM-2016-00318 DNA harbors:
- a CDS encoding cytochrome P450, with protein sequence MTAADRPAETATIRPPPPPGPRAIAPLRPFVAAACGAGYLVAGEWLIRRLFARYGPMVSIPLPGIPVVLIKDPQLVKQVFTEKPDVLLGGKGVRPSALIYGTGSMFVQEEPEHLRRRKLLTPPLHGKALENYRPIIADSTQEALTSWPADKPFEMLHAARDLALDVIVRVMFGVEDHAERSRLGHPFETLLDLGSSEQLIVRVALHSVGGLKRWPKLDRANRGIDDLLTPMIAARREDPGLENRTDIMSLLLTARGEDGEHLSDKEVRDDLVTLVLAGHETTATTLAWMVDLLLHHPDAMAKVQAEADAAESTTYTQAVINETLRIRPPSPFTGRYTVGDYQLGGYTVPAGTRIVPHIGEVNLDATTYDRPQEFRPERFLDANPPTYAWIPFGGGIKRCLGASFSILELTVVLQTLLSSGRFEAVHDRGDRQVRRGIVLLPHRGVRVRYQS encoded by the coding sequence ATGACCGCCGCCGACCGACCCGCCGAGACGGCGACGATCAGACCACCACCACCGCCGGGCCCCCGGGCGATCGCGCCGCTGCGCCCGTTCGTCGCCGCCGCCTGCGGTGCTGGCTATCTGGTCGCGGGCGAATGGTTGATACGTCGACTCTTCGCGCGGTACGGACCAATGGTGTCGATCCCGCTACCCGGCATCCCCGTGGTTCTCATCAAGGACCCGCAATTGGTCAAGCAGGTGTTCACCGAGAAGCCCGACGTCCTCCTGGGCGGCAAGGGAGTGCGCCCGTCGGCGCTCATCTACGGAACGGGCTCGATGTTCGTGCAAGAGGAGCCTGAGCATCTTCGCCGACGAAAGCTGTTGACGCCGCCGCTGCACGGCAAGGCACTCGAGAACTATCGGCCCATCATCGCCGACAGCACGCAGGAGGCACTGACGTCGTGGCCGGCGGACAAGCCGTTCGAGATGTTGCATGCAGCCCGTGATCTCGCGCTCGACGTGATCGTCCGCGTCATGTTCGGAGTCGAAGACCACGCCGAACGCAGCCGTCTCGGGCACCCCTTCGAGACACTGCTCGACCTGGGATCGTCGGAACAGCTGATCGTGCGGGTCGCACTGCACTCGGTCGGCGGACTCAAGCGCTGGCCCAAGCTCGACCGCGCCAACCGGGGCATCGACGATCTGCTGACGCCGATGATCGCGGCCCGCCGCGAGGACCCTGGCTTGGAGAACCGCACGGACATCATGTCGCTGTTGCTCACCGCCCGCGGTGAGGACGGAGAGCATCTGAGCGACAAAGAGGTTCGCGACGATCTCGTGACGCTGGTGCTCGCGGGCCATGAGACGACGGCGACGACGCTGGCCTGGATGGTCGACCTGCTGCTGCATCACCCTGACGCGATGGCGAAGGTACAGGCGGAGGCCGACGCAGCCGAGTCGACCACGTACACGCAGGCGGTGATCAACGAAACGCTCCGCATCCGCCCACCCTCGCCCTTCACCGGGCGCTACACAGTCGGCGACTATCAACTCGGCGGATACACGGTGCCGGCCGGGACCCGAATCGTTCCGCATATCGGCGAAGTGAATCTCGACGCCACGACCTACGACCGACCACAGGAATTCCGGCCTGAGCGTTTCCTCGACGCGAACCCGCCGACGTACGCCTGGATCCCCTTCGGCGGCGGCATCAAGCGTTGTCTCGGTGCGAGCTTCAGCATCCTGGAGCTGACCGTGGTCCTGCAGACGCTGCTGAGTTCCGGCCGATTCGAGGCCGTACATGACCGCGGGGACCGTCAGGTCCGACGCGGGATCGTTTTGCTGCCCCATCGCGGGGTTCGCGTCCGCTACCAATCCTGA